The proteins below come from a single Mesobacillus jeotgali genomic window:
- the spoIIP gene encoding stage II sporulation protein P, which yields MNKRHQNTIFLIRVHKIYFAFFFLIISIIFFINFLDFKEKINSSFITATSENVHTNIILSLMATEIGSLSSVINEQETPSISRAVFLSFTNIWPEDTRTFLGREIPGFFNFNTEIAIAGIGTDLTTMPMESAPPLEVLLKEKEMAEQELGEKNVSQEKGISPVLKTGKDVAYIYHSHSWEAFLPSLPGKKTANEAVSLNESKNIIAVGKKLRDELMKKGIGASHSTSNVTEELKKKNWNYNDSYTLSRESVKEVMAQQESSISYLIDIHRDSQPKKLTTTMINGKPFARLFFIVGRENKNYESNLALAKELNKMLEEKFPGISRGVFVKTKDDGNGVYNQDLSSQSMLLEFGGIENNSIELDHSIKAFAEVFSEYYWEAEEVNGN from the coding sequence ATGAACAAAAGACATCAAAATACTATATTTTTAATAAGAGTTCACAAGATTTATTTCGCGTTTTTTTTCTTAATTATTAGTATTATATTTTTCATTAATTTTCTTGATTTTAAAGAAAAAATAAATTCTTCCTTTATTACAGCTACTAGCGAAAACGTACATACTAATATCATCCTAAGTCTCATGGCAACTGAAATAGGATCGCTTAGCTCAGTTATTAATGAACAAGAAACACCCTCTATCTCCCGAGCAGTATTTCTCTCTTTTACAAATATTTGGCCAGAAGACACTAGAACATTTCTAGGTCGAGAAATTCCAGGTTTTTTCAACTTTAATACCGAAATTGCTATCGCAGGAATTGGGACAGATCTTACCACAATGCCAATGGAATCTGCTCCTCCGTTAGAAGTGCTTTTGAAAGAGAAAGAAATGGCAGAACAGGAGCTAGGCGAAAAAAATGTTTCACAAGAAAAAGGGATTTCGCCTGTCCTTAAAACCGGAAAGGATGTGGCATATATTTATCATTCCCACAGCTGGGAAGCTTTTTTGCCCTCATTGCCTGGAAAGAAGACCGCAAATGAAGCTGTAAGTTTAAATGAAAGTAAAAACATAATAGCAGTGGGGAAAAAGCTAAGAGACGAATTAATGAAAAAAGGCATTGGAGCAAGCCACAGCACGTCCAATGTTACAGAGGAATTAAAAAAGAAAAATTGGAATTACAATGATTCATATACGCTTTCAAGAGAGTCAGTAAAAGAGGTAATGGCACAACAAGAATCTTCTATTAGTTATCTTATAGATATTCACAGGGATTCCCAACCTAAAAAGCTTACAACTACAATGATCAACGGAAAACCGTTTGCAAGATTATTTTTTATAGTGGGGAGGGAAAATAAAAACTATGAAAGTAATCTTGCCTTAGCCAAAGAATTGAATAAAATGCTAGAAGAGAAATTCCCAGGAATCAGCAGAGGTGTTTTTGTAAAGACAAAAGATGATGGAAATGGAGTATATAATCAGGACCTTTCCAGCCAATCGATGCTGCTTGAGTTTGGAGGAATAGAGAATAATAGCATTGAATTGGATCATTCT